A stretch of the Festucalex cinctus isolate MCC-2025b chromosome 20, RoL_Fcin_1.0, whole genome shotgun sequence genome encodes the following:
- the vopp1b gene encoding WW domain binding protein VOPP1, producing the protein MRNPRTDLALTFCLFLEAVEAKKYCWYFEGGYPIYFICRSYEDCCGTRCCVRALSIQRLWYFWVLLMMGVLFCCGAGFFIRRRMYPSSLRDEPAFNVSFTRHPVTTPVSQQPGSMQGFGVNGMTGGDPTLAMTHPAYPPQPGSAHMMLAPYPPPPSYCNHPPPSYEQIFHNGDKK; encoded by the exons ATGAGGAATCCTCGGACCGATTTAGCTCTGACATTCTGCCTATTTCTAGAG gctgTAGAAGCCAAAAAGTACTGCTGGTATTTTGAAGGTGGATACCCAATATACTTCAT ATGTCGCTCGTACGAGGACTGCTGCGGGACTCGCTGCTGCGTGAGAGCGCTGTCCATCCAGAGACTCTGGTACTTCTG GGTGCTCCTGATGATGGGCGTGCTGTTCTGCTGCGGCGCCGGCTTCTTCATCCGTCGCAGGATGTACCCCTCGTCCCTGAGAGATGAGCCTGCCTTCAACGTGTCCTTCACCAGACACCCTGTCACCACGCCgg TTTCCCAGCAGCCAGGAAGTATGCAGGGCTTCGGCGTGAACGGGATGACGGGCGGTGACCCGACGCTCGCCATGACGCACCCCGCGTACCCGCCGCAGCCCGGCTCCGCCCACATGATGCTGGCCCCTTACCCCCCGCCGCCATCTTACTGCAACCACCCGCCACCGTCCTATGAACAAATTTTCCACAACGGGGACAAGAAGTAA